From the genome of Glycine soja cultivar W05 chromosome 14, ASM419377v2, whole genome shotgun sequence:
aattaactgattataaaaaaaaaaaatatcctccTAATTAAATGATACCTTTTCTTGTAGCAATGGCACTGAGCAGAGGATGATCCACACTTGGTATCAGGAAAACCCGTGGAATTGCACTTCCTCTTGACAGAATTTGTAGAAAGCGGTGGTTTACGCACAAAAGAACCCCCCTGATGTGACATGTGAGAAATTTGAAACCCCGAAGAAGAGAGACATGACCGTTGCAAACTCTCAGTGTCCATGGATAACGTTGAAACATAGGAGTTGGTAGTAGAACCATTTGCTTCATTATTATGCAGAGGAAGAATAAAAGGTTGTTCTTGGTGATTTTGATTCTGAggcagaggaggaggaggagggggaCAATAAACCTTAAAAGCAGAggtttgttgtttttgttctgTCTCGTTCTGTTGTTGCTGTAGTTTGTGTTTTGAATCATGCACCATTTGCTGCAACTGAACAACAGGGACAGGTGGCGCCGTTGTAGGGGCCCTTCGGAAACGAGCGTGACCGGTGGTTCTGGTTGTTGTTGGTTTCTCGAGCAGCGAAATAACCTCGCTGAAGCGGTTCACCGCCACGTCAGCAACTGCTTCCAATTCAGAACCACCCTCTCTGTGTTGATTCAAAATCATGTTCACGAGTTTCTCTACGCTGTGAATGCCGGCCGAAGCTGCTTCCTTCACCGCAATCGCATAGCCATCGCTCACAGCCATAGTAACattaacaaaaaagaagagagaaaccaAGTTAGTGAATTTTTCTTTCGGAATGAGCCTTTCTAGTTATATAACAATCATGgggttgaataaaaaaaagatcttttttattctttgggTGTGAAATGGGTgattgaggggggggggggggggggggtatttgAGTCAAAGGGGTTGGGGTCAAGGGATGTGAAGGGTCAAACCCAACTGCGAATGAAATTTGCTACTTATATTAAGGTGGGTCCCATTTAACGGGTTGAACAAAAGACAAATGTGGTGGAAAGGTCAAAAGGTTGTGATTAGTCGTTGGattttttgtgaaattgattTTTCAGTTGGGGACAGAgaggcagagagagagagagttgaccctttaacttcttttaatgcacaacaagaaagaaagaatggatGGGGGAATGGGGGGCCCAACCT
Proteins encoded in this window:
- the LOC114384361 gene encoding probable WRKY transcription factor 7 isoform X1; the protein is MAVSDGYAIAVKEAASAGIHSVEKLVNMILNQHREGGSELEAVADVAVNRFSEVISLLEKPTTTRTTGHARFRRAPTTAPPVPVVQLQQMVHDSKHKLQQQQNETEQKQQTSAFKVYCPPPPPPLPQNQNHQEQPFILPLHNNEANGSTTNSYVSTLSMDTESLQRSCLSSSGFQISHMSHQGGSFVRKPPLSTNSVKRKCNSTGFPDTKCGSSSAQCHCYKKRKLRLKRVIRVPAISSKNADIPPDEYSWRKYGQKPIKGSPHPRGYYKCTSVRGCPARKHVERAVDDSNMLVVTYEGEHNHSQITSEVANVILESS
- the LOC114384361 gene encoding probable WRKY transcription factor 7 isoform X2, with the protein product MAVSDGYAIAVKEAASAGIHSVEKLVNMILNQHREGGSELEAVADVAVNRFSEVISLLEKPTTTRTTGHARFRRAPTTAPPVPVVQLQQMVHDSKHKLQQQQNETEQKQQTSAFKVYCPPPPPPLPQNQNHQEQPFILPLHNNEANGSTTNSYVSTLSMDTESLQRSCLSSSGFQISHMSHQGGSFVRKPPLSTNSVKRKCNSTGFPDTKCGSSSAQCHCYKKRKLRLKRVIRVPAISSKNADIPPDEYSWRKYGQKPIKGSPHPRYVDVFASSIHLQPLHFLVPGEKTWIR